One Bradyrhizobium sp. CCGB12 genomic window carries:
- a CDS encoding SRPBCC family protein: MARVYVSTVVNARNDRVWARVRDFNGMPNWHPAIAESRIEGGEPSDKIGCVRDFRLRNGDRIREKLLGLSDYDMFCTYSILESPMGVENYVATLRLTPVTDGDQTFMEWTAEFDCAPERETELVNNIGGGVFQGGFDALKRVFGG; this comes from the coding sequence ATGGCCCGCGTCTACGTCTCCACCGTCGTCAACGCCCGCAACGACCGCGTCTGGGCGCGGGTACGCGATTTCAATGGCATGCCGAACTGGCATCCGGCGATCGCGGAAAGCCGCATCGAGGGCGGCGAGCCCTCCGACAAGATCGGCTGCGTCAGGGATTTTCGCCTGCGCAATGGCGACCGCATCCGCGAGAAGCTCCTTGGCCTCTCCGACTACGACATGTTCTGCACCTACTCGATCCTGGAATCGCCGATGGGCGTGGAGAACTACGTCGCGACGCTGCGGCTGACGCCGGTCACCGACGGCGACCAGACCTTCATGGAATGGACCGCCGAGTTCGACTGCGCGCCCGAGCGGGAAACCGAGCTCGTCAACAATATCGGCGGCGGCGTCTTCCAGGGCGGTTTCGACGCCCTGAAGCGCGTGTTCGGAGGCTAA
- a CDS encoding SRPBCC family protein: MPHIVKSTILDAPTDAAWNVLRDFNGHDRWHPAVATSSIERAQSADKIGCVRRFKLRDGSELREQLLALSDLEQSFSYCLLDTPVPMFNYVAHVRLLPVTDGDRTFWHWESRFTTKPEDRDRITHMVAEDIYQAGFEAIRRHLKEAA, from the coding sequence GTGCCGCATATCGTCAAAAGCACGATTTTGGACGCCCCGACGGACGCGGCGTGGAACGTGCTGCGCGATTTCAACGGCCACGACCGCTGGCATCCGGCGGTTGCGACCTCCTCGATCGAGCGCGCGCAATCCGCCGACAAGATCGGCTGCGTCAGGCGCTTCAAGCTCAGGGATGGCTCCGAGCTGCGCGAGCAATTGCTCGCGCTCTCCGACCTCGAACAATCCTTCAGCTATTGCCTGCTCGATACGCCGGTGCCGATGTTCAACTACGTCGCTCATGTCCGCCTGTTGCCGGTGACCGATGGCGACCGCACTTTCTGGCATTGGGAATCGCGCTTCACCACGAAGCCGGAGGATCGCGACCGCATCACCCATATGGTCGCGGAAGACATCTACCAGGCCGGATTCGAGGCAATCCGCCGCCACCTGAAGGAGGCCGCCTAG
- a CDS encoding xanthine dehydrogenase family protein subunit M, translated as MAVTVKTFASAGEAAGALSSDRSARYLGGGTLVMRALNEGDVSVSTIVRASDQALTRIDASGPRITLGAGVSFARVLAERDLAFLHAPARSIGGPAVRNMGTVGGNLFAPNPYGDFTVALLALDATVAVQGGFGARDIAIEEFLQSRERQSGALVLSVSCTRPASAEAFRYRKIARIKPKGGSVITLAAHLPMSGGRIAGARIALGSMAPTQIRAKGAERALEGRTLDAANINAAASAAIEGTSPSDNALGSAWYRREIVGVHLRRLLSGQE; from the coding sequence ATGGCTGTAACGGTGAAAACATTTGCCAGTGCCGGCGAAGCCGCCGGGGCATTATCCTCGGATCGTAGCGCGCGCTATCTCGGCGGCGGCACGCTGGTGATGCGGGCGCTCAACGAGGGCGACGTGTCGGTATCGACCATCGTTCGCGCCAGCGACCAGGCGCTGACCCGGATCGACGCGTCAGGCCCGCGCATCACGCTGGGAGCCGGCGTCAGCTTCGCGCGCGTCCTCGCCGAACGCGACCTCGCCTTCCTGCACGCACCCGCCCGTTCGATCGGAGGCCCCGCCGTGCGCAACATGGGCACGGTCGGGGGCAACCTGTTCGCCCCAAACCCCTATGGCGATTTCACGGTCGCGCTGCTGGCGCTCGACGCCACGGTCGCCGTGCAAGGCGGCTTCGGCGCCCGCGACATTGCGATCGAGGAGTTCCTGCAATCGCGCGAGCGACAGTCCGGCGCGCTGGTGCTCTCGGTTTCCTGCACGCGGCCGGCCAGCGCGGAGGCCTTTCGCTATCGCAAGATCGCCCGCATCAAGCCGAAAGGCGGCTCGGTCATCACGCTGGCCGCGCATCTGCCGATGAGCGGCGGGCGCATTGCCGGCGCCCGGATCGCGCTGGGCTCGATGGCGCCAACACAGATCCGCGCCAAAGGGGCGGAACGTGCACTCGAAGGACGCACGCTCGATGCCGCGAACATCAATGCAGCCGCCTCCGCCGCAATCGAGGGAACATCGCCATCCGACAATGCGCTCGGCAGCGCCTGGTACCGCCGCGAGATCGTCGGCGTGCATCTGCGCCGTTTGCTATCCGGTCAGGAATAG
- a CDS encoding (2Fe-2S)-binding protein, which produces MSKTPLQFRHNGRDVAIFVDGGTNLLVALRELIGDMTPKFGCGQGGCGTCSVLIDGEIHLSCLTLAETVAGRSVETLDGLKQGPNLHPLQRAFADNFAAQCGYCTPGMLMAAKALLDRNPSPSRTDVIEAISGNICRCTGYEPIINAILAAAGGRASA; this is translated from the coding sequence ATGTCCAAGACACCTCTGCAGTTCCGTCACAATGGCCGCGACGTCGCGATCTTCGTCGACGGCGGCACCAATCTTCTGGTCGCCTTGCGCGAGCTGATCGGTGACATGACGCCGAAATTCGGCTGCGGCCAGGGTGGCTGCGGCACCTGCAGCGTGCTGATCGACGGGGAAATCCACCTCTCCTGTCTGACGCTCGCCGAGACCGTCGCCGGCCGCTCCGTCGAGACGCTCGACGGCCTCAAGCAGGGACCGAACCTGCATCCGCTCCAGCGTGCCTTCGCCGACAATTTTGCCGCCCAATGCGGCTACTGCACGCCGGGCATGCTGATGGCCGCAAAGGCGCTGCTCGACCGCAATCCCTCGCCGAGCCGGACCGACGTGATCGAGGCGATCTCCGGCAACATCTGCCGCTGCACCGGCTACGAGCCGATCATCAATGCCATCCTCGCCGCCGCCGGCGGCCGGGCCAGCGCCTGA
- a CDS encoding xanthine dehydrogenase family protein molybdopterin-binding subunit, translated as MLELRKDIFADERDDNLKEIGKGTQRQDMLGHITGTSSYFNDHKLQGMLHLKVVRSTQAHARLRRIDTADAERSAGVRRIIRGTDVPVNLNTLLSLINFGKDDEPSLAVDKVRYKGEPILAIVADSEREAFEAIAKVKIDYEPLPTVFDVEDALKPGAPVVNETYPKNAFIYHDVYDHQRLRFGDADAALATADHVLEQRYQMSPIEHAPTETNGAIAAPDTNGRYVVYTSTQALFFSVDTCAKILDVPSNTFHFIGGTVGGGFGGKVDTLTEPLAILGAMLTGRPVRYVFGREEEMQYGPPRGAERIYIKDGVMRDGRIVARKIRAYFDSGAYTRLSSYAAVKCAAHLPGPYTIPNVYGDVYCVFTNRTPATAMRGFGVTAMDFAIECQMDKLANLVGMDPMEFRILNAYRDGDMKAHRREAKNTALIECVQVAAEKAKWPIRDEFRRASSRKDGGGSRAAIPPTPTEQRARPAVPAQQRTSYDRAPVTATREPPREPPPPAPPPPPPRPAAPSHGATRFSSVFGTRRR; from the coding sequence ATGCTGGAACTACGCAAGGACATCTTCGCCGACGAGCGCGACGACAATCTCAAGGAGATTGGCAAGGGCACGCAGCGCCAGGACATGCTCGGCCACATCACGGGCACGTCCAGTTACTTCAACGACCACAAGCTGCAAGGCATGCTGCACCTGAAGGTCGTACGCTCGACCCAGGCCCATGCAAGGCTGCGCCGTATCGATACCGCGGATGCAGAACGCTCGGCCGGCGTTCGCCGGATCATCCGCGGCACTGATGTGCCGGTCAATCTCAACACGCTCCTGAGCCTGATCAACTTCGGCAAGGACGACGAGCCGTCGCTCGCCGTCGACAAGGTCCGCTACAAGGGCGAACCGATCCTCGCCATCGTCGCCGACAGCGAGCGGGAGGCGTTCGAGGCCATCGCAAAGGTCAAGATCGATTACGAGCCGCTGCCGACCGTGTTCGACGTCGAGGATGCGCTCAAGCCCGGCGCGCCCGTGGTCAACGAGACCTATCCGAAGAACGCTTTCATCTATCACGACGTCTACGATCACCAGCGCTTGCGTTTCGGCGATGCCGACGCCGCGCTTGCGACCGCCGACCACGTGCTCGAACAGCGCTACCAGATGTCGCCGATCGAGCACGCGCCGACCGAGACCAATGGCGCGATTGCCGCGCCCGACACCAATGGCCGCTACGTCGTCTACACCTCGACCCAGGCGCTGTTCTTCTCGGTCGACACCTGCGCCAAAATCCTGGACGTCCCCTCCAACACCTTCCATTTCATCGGCGGCACCGTCGGCGGCGGCTTTGGCGGCAAGGTGGATACCCTGACCGAACCGCTCGCGATTCTCGGCGCAATGCTGACCGGGCGTCCCGTCCGCTACGTATTCGGGCGCGAGGAGGAGATGCAGTATGGCCCACCGCGCGGCGCCGAGCGCATCTACATCAAGGACGGCGTGATGCGCGACGGCCGCATCGTCGCGCGCAAGATCCGCGCCTATTTCGACAGCGGCGCCTACACGCGACTGTCGAGCTATGCCGCGGTGAAGTGCGCCGCGCATCTGCCCGGCCCTTACACCATCCCGAACGTCTACGGCGACGTCTACTGCGTCTTCACCAACCGCACACCGGCCACCGCCATGCGCGGCTTCGGCGTCACCGCGATGGACTTTGCCATCGAATGCCAGATGGACAAGCTCGCAAACCTCGTCGGCATGGACCCGATGGAGTTCCGCATCCTCAACGCCTATCGCGACGGCGACATGAAGGCGCACCGGCGCGAGGCCAAGAACACGGCGCTGATCGAATGCGTCCAGGTCGCGGCCGAAAAGGCCAAATGGCCGATCCGCGACGAGTTCAGGCGCGCCTCCTCCCGCAAGGATGGCGGCGGCAGCCGCGCCGCAATCCCGCCGACGCCAACGGAACAGCGTGCGCGGCCCGCTGTACCCGCACAGCAGCGCACGAGCTATGACCGCGCGCCCGTGACCGCGACGCGAGAGCCGCCGCGCGAACCACCGCCGCCGGCGCCGCCACCTCCTCCGCCGCGCCCGGCCGCCCCATCGCACGGCGCCACCCGCTTCTCCTCCGTCTTTGGCACCAGGAGACGCTGA
- a CDS encoding xanthine dehydrogenase family protein molybdopterin-binding subunit → MTRHRGRGMASINYPIGMNLGGDPSQALVHSNPSGKFTVALSSIDLGQGMKSVTRQICAETLGVPVEDVYVDTADSDTGPHCMGSFASRGTHRVGNAVMAAAREARGVMMEAAAEELEVNAADLDTDGRGNIHVKGAPHRSISTKDVAIAAQFKQGKTISGRGIFLVPLSNVDPETGEMSPATCYAHACLVAEVEVDDETGEVAMVRMDSAYELGRALNPRLVEQQLVGGAWMGVSHALYETPEPYYPDPVHGPRDFVEYLMPGPGDICPHDIAVLERPAPDGPFGGKGPGEMCANPVLPAVANAIFNAVGVRIDELPITPERVLRAIKAQGGARPQARR, encoded by the coding sequence ATGACCAGGCATCGCGGACGCGGCATGGCGTCAATCAACTATCCCATCGGCATGAACCTCGGCGGCGATCCGAGCCAGGCGCTGGTCCACTCCAATCCCAGCGGGAAGTTCACGGTGGCGCTGTCATCGATCGATCTCGGCCAGGGCATGAAATCGGTGACGCGGCAGATTTGCGCCGAGACGCTCGGCGTGCCCGTCGAGGACGTCTATGTCGACACGGCGGACTCCGACACCGGTCCGCATTGCATGGGCTCGTTCGCCTCGCGCGGCACCCACCGCGTCGGCAACGCCGTGATGGCTGCCGCCCGCGAAGCGCGCGGCGTGATGATGGAAGCCGCGGCCGAGGAATTGGAGGTCAACGCGGCCGATCTCGACACTGACGGGCGTGGCAACATCCATGTCAAGGGCGCGCCGCATCGCTCGATCTCGACCAAGGATGTCGCGATCGCCGCGCAATTCAAGCAAGGCAAGACCATCTCCGGCCGCGGCATCTTCCTGGTGCCGCTGTCCAACGTTGACCCTGAAACCGGCGAGATGTCACCGGCGACCTGCTATGCACATGCCTGCCTCGTCGCCGAGGTCGAGGTGGATGATGAGACCGGTGAGGTCGCGATGGTCCGGATGGACTCCGCCTATGAGCTCGGCCGTGCGCTCAACCCGCGGCTCGTCGAGCAGCAGCTCGTCGGTGGCGCCTGGATGGGTGTCAGCCATGCGCTCTACGAGACGCCGGAGCCGTACTATCCTGACCCCGTTCACGGCCCCCGCGACTTCGTCGAGTATCTCATGCCCGGTCCCGGCGACATCTGTCCGCACGATATTGCAGTGCTGGAGCGTCCTGCCCCTGATGGTCCGTTCGGGGGGAAAGGCCCCGGCGAGATGTGCGCCAACCCCGTCCTCCCTGCCGTTGCGAATGCGATCTTCAACGCGGTCGGCGTGCGCATCGACGAGTTGCCGATCACCCCCGAAAGGGTGTTGCGCGCGATCAAGGCGCAGGGCGGCGCCCGCCCGCAGGCGCGGCGCTAG
- a CDS encoding AAA family ATPase, giving the protein MAVRSNIVGIDSPEALEKALRAAYYLADEGLATAAYLGLALGKPLLLEGAPGVGKTEAAKAIAAVLGRRLIRLQCYEGIDASAALYEWNYPRQMLAIRQAGDESIDIYGETFLIERPMLAALRAPDSTVLLIDEIDRADQEFEAFLLEFLSDFQISIPERGTVRAAERPVVVLTSNRTRDLHEALRRRCVYHWIDYPTAEREARIIMMRASSVAEATARAVVAAVEKLRREPLSKAPGIAEAVDWAEAATLLHKGGARWPDAFKRSIGVALKDEEDLHFISPRLDAMLAEATA; this is encoded by the coding sequence GTGGCGGTCCGCAGCAACATCGTCGGCATCGACAGCCCGGAGGCGCTGGAGAAGGCACTTCGCGCGGCCTATTACCTCGCCGACGAGGGCCTTGCGACCGCCGCCTATCTCGGTCTCGCGCTCGGAAAACCGCTGCTGCTCGAGGGTGCTCCCGGCGTCGGCAAGACGGAGGCGGCCAAGGCCATCGCCGCCGTGCTCGGCCGCCGCCTCATCCGCCTGCAATGCTACGAAGGCATCGACGCGTCTGCTGCACTCTATGAGTGGAACTACCCGCGCCAGATGCTGGCGATCCGCCAGGCCGGCGACGAGAGCATCGACATCTATGGCGAGACGTTCCTGATCGAGCGGCCGATGCTCGCGGCGCTCCGTGCGCCCGATTCCACCGTGCTGCTGATCGACGAAATCGACCGCGCCGACCAGGAGTTCGAGGCCTTCCTGCTCGAATTCCTCTCCGACTTCCAGATCTCGATTCCCGAGCGCGGCACGGTGCGCGCGGCGGAGCGCCCCGTGGTCGTGCTCACCTCGAACCGGACGCGCGACCTGCACGAAGCCTTGCGCCGCCGCTGCGTCTATCACTGGATCGACTATCCCACGGCCGAGCGCGAAGCGCGGATCATCATGATGCGCGCCTCCAGCGTCGCCGAGGCCACGGCCCGCGCCGTCGTCGCAGCCGTAGAGAAATTGCGGCGCGAGCCGTTGAGCAAAGCGCCGGGGATCGCCGAGGCCGTCGACTGGGCCGAGGCCGCGACGCTGCTGCACAAGGGCGGCGCACGCTGGCCTGATGCCTTCAAGCGCTCGATCGGCGTAGCCTTGAAGGACGAGGAAGACCTGCATTTCATCTCGCCGCGGCTCGACGCGATGCTCGCGGAGGCGACCGCATGA
- a CDS encoding VWA domain-containing protein — MSIEPQLPRAARIFVAFVPLLRANGFAVAPEQTTTFLAAIELLGPGSIEDVRQAALATLAPPPERRATFDRLFDLHFRGSEAIGRDDEGEDDETVRLQEEGRGDEEPLLSDDASESGLTATRTEALVERRFGVTSTLDALRRLAREAPRRLPRRRGHRRMRARRGPFADLRRTLRDTVRSDGEILRLGHLKRRQRPRKILLLIDVSGSMKSRTEENMKLAHALVQAAPNVEVFTFGTRLTRVTRPLRVKRREQALNAAAHLVSDWDGGTRIGDALQAFLGVPRFGGYARGAAVVIVSDGLERGEPDALRDAVAKLSRRAWRLSWLSPLATSPAFRPQTEALIAIERFVDDLADGGSSASIVAHILALGRRRAA, encoded by the coding sequence ATGAGCATCGAGCCGCAACTCCCGCGCGCCGCACGCATCTTCGTCGCCTTCGTCCCGCTTCTGCGCGCGAACGGCTTTGCCGTGGCGCCGGAGCAAACGACGACGTTCCTGGCGGCGATCGAGCTGCTCGGCCCGGGCAGTATCGAAGATGTCCGACAAGCTGCCCTGGCGACGCTGGCTCCGCCGCCCGAACGTCGCGCCACCTTTGACCGGCTGTTCGATCTCCATTTCCGCGGCAGCGAGGCGATCGGACGTGACGACGAGGGCGAGGACGACGAGACGGTCCGGCTCCAGGAAGAGGGCCGCGGCGACGAGGAGCCGCTTCTCTCCGACGACGCCAGCGAGTCGGGCCTCACCGCGACCCGAACAGAGGCCCTGGTCGAGCGCCGCTTTGGCGTGACGTCGACCCTGGACGCGTTACGGCGCCTGGCGCGTGAAGCTCCGAGGCGTTTGCCGCGACGGCGCGGCCACCGGCGCATGCGCGCCCGCCGCGGACCGTTTGCCGACCTTCGCCGCACCTTGCGCGACACCGTCCGCAGCGACGGCGAGATCCTGCGGCTCGGCCACCTCAAGCGGCGGCAGCGGCCACGCAAAATACTGCTGCTGATCGACGTGTCCGGCTCGATGAAGAGTCGCACCGAAGAGAACATGAAGCTCGCGCATGCGCTGGTGCAGGCGGCGCCCAATGTCGAGGTCTTCACCTTCGGCACGCGGCTGACGCGCGTCACCCGTCCGTTGCGGGTGAAGCGTCGCGAGCAGGCGTTGAACGCGGCCGCCCACCTCGTCAGCGATTGGGACGGCGGCACCCGCATCGGCGACGCGCTACAAGCCTTCCTCGGCGTGCCACGGTTTGGCGGCTACGCGCGGGGTGCTGCCGTGGTGATCGTCTCCGACGGACTCGAGCGCGGTGAACCCGACGCACTTCGTGACGCCGTCGCAAAATTGTCGCGGCGGGCCTGGCGGTTGAGCTGGCTGTCGCCGCTCGCCACCAGCCCCGCCTTCCGCCCGCAGACGGAGGCGCTCATTGCCATCGAGCGCTTCGTCGACGACCTCGCGGATGGCGGTTCGAGCGCGTCGATCGTCGCGCACATTCTGGCATTGGGACGAAGGAGAGCGGCGTGA
- a CDS encoding amidohydrolase: MTDIVDGHHHIWRQADLPWLIGPMQPRIFGPYEPIRSDYPIQEYLDDLKGTGVTRSVYVQTNWANDRFEDEAAWVQQTADEHGWPHAIVAYANFSVEDVRPQLDRLKRYPLVRGVRMQLHWHENPLYRFAARPDLCADPMIRRNVAHLADYGWSFDLQVFTPQMPEAAELADACPKVTFILQHAGMLEDPSPAGRAAWRAGMARLAACPNVVSKLSGLGTFIHSNDPAHIAAVLADTVAIFGAERCLFGSNFPIEKLWTSYRELVDAFRAAAAPFSPAQQDAIFRTTASRVYRLGQ; encoded by the coding sequence GTGACCGATATTGTCGACGGCCATCATCACATCTGGCGGCAAGCCGACCTGCCCTGGCTGATCGGCCCGATGCAGCCGCGGATCTTCGGTCCCTACGAGCCGATCCGGAGCGATTATCCGATCCAGGAGTATCTCGACGATCTCAAGGGCACTGGCGTCACCCGCTCGGTGTATGTGCAGACCAACTGGGCCAACGACCGCTTCGAGGACGAGGCCGCCTGGGTGCAACAGACCGCCGACGAGCATGGCTGGCCGCACGCGATCGTCGCTTATGCCAATTTCTCCGTCGAGGACGTCCGGCCGCAGCTCGATCGCCTCAAGCGCTATCCGCTCGTGCGCGGCGTACGCATGCAACTGCACTGGCACGAGAACCCGCTCTACCGCTTTGCGGCCCGGCCCGATCTCTGCGCCGATCCAATGATCCGCCGCAACGTCGCGCATCTCGCCGACTATGGCTGGAGCTTCGACTTGCAGGTGTTCACCCCGCAGATGCCCGAGGCCGCGGAGCTGGCCGACGCTTGCCCGAAGGTGACCTTCATCCTCCAGCATGCCGGGATGCTCGAGGACCCCTCGCCGGCAGGCCGCGCCGCCTGGCGCGCCGGCATGGCGCGGCTTGCGGCCTGCCCGAACGTGGTGTCGAAACTCTCCGGGCTCGGCACCTTCATCCATAGCAACGATCCTGCGCACATCGCCGCCGTGCTTGCCGACACCGTTGCGATCTTCGGCGCTGAGCGTTGCCTGTTCGGCTCCAATTTCCCGATCGAGAAATTGTGGACCAGCTATCGCGAGCTCGTCGATGCGTTTCGCGCAGCGGCCGCACCGTTCAGCCCGGCGCAGCAGGACGCGATCTTCAGGACCACCGCGAGCCGTGTCTACCGGCTTGGGCAGTAA
- a CDS encoding MBL fold metallo-hydrolase, with amino-acid sequence MALEIKILDYGDIELESSFLVLGRDCGRTRRVLTLGFLILGGKYPVVVDTGYRSNQIMGTLGMRGLQYHENMIENQLARHGVRMGDVRFVCHTHLHIDHAGKDDLFPMNTTVVLNRKELEYSVSGLMHPQYPAPDIKHLIDRLHTKSALRFLDLEITGPIELMPGVYCDAANAHTEGSMNIIVETADGIATICGDVIYDFNDQIVTPFNEIHDWEPRTTGNHGTSKRAEKAAIKKLLSNSRYLLPVHDRPAKIEGGNVVGRLHDQVPGPIVQSLPERNWFPA; translated from the coding sequence ATGGCGCTGGAGATCAAGATCCTGGACTATGGCGATATCGAGCTGGAATCGAGCTTCCTGGTGCTCGGTCGCGACTGCGGCCGCACCCGCCGCGTTCTCACCCTGGGCTTCCTGATCCTTGGCGGCAAATATCCGGTCGTGGTCGACACCGGCTATCGCTCCAATCAGATCATGGGGACGCTGGGCATGCGCGGCCTGCAATACCACGAGAACATGATCGAGAACCAGCTTGCGCGCCACGGCGTGCGCATGGGCGACGTTCGCTTCGTCTGCCATACCCATCTGCACATCGACCATGCCGGCAAGGACGATTTGTTTCCGATGAACACGACCGTCGTCCTCAATCGCAAGGAGCTCGAATATTCCGTTTCCGGCCTGATGCATCCGCAATATCCGGCGCCCGACATCAAGCACCTGATCGACCGCCTGCACACCAAGAGCGCGCTGCGCTTCCTCGACCTGGAGATCACCGGCCCGATTGAGCTGATGCCCGGCGTCTATTGCGACGCAGCCAATGCCCACACCGAGGGCTCCATGAACATCATCGTTGAAACCGCCGACGGCATCGCCACGATTTGCGGCGACGTGATCTACGACTTCAACGACCAGATCGTGACGCCCTTCAATGAAATCCACGATTGGGAGCCACGCACCACCGGCAACCACGGCACGAGCAAGCGCGCGGAGAAGGCGGCGATCAAGAAGCTGCTGAGCAACTCGCGTTATCTGCTGCCGGTGCACGACCGTCCCGCCAAGATCGAAGGCGGCAATGTCGTCGGACGACTGCACGACCAGGTCCCCGGACCGATCGTGCAGTCCCTGCCGGAGCGTAACTGGTTCCCAGCCTGA
- a CDS encoding isochorismatase family protein — translation MTHVTLRSEFETLIDPYAPVAQVGTGFNFTEGPIWHPVDHYLLFSDMPGDVRRRWDSRRGVAEVKRPSNKCNGMTYDAELNLIVCEHATSSLIRERPDGRREVLASHFQGQELNSPNDVCVHSSGAIYFSDPWYGRMPVYGVERPRQLGFQGVYRVMPGSEPKLVVDRNLFDQPNGLCFSPDERLLYVNDTVQALIRVFDVDADGSLANPRVFASGIRSELEPGLPDGMKCDQHGNVWVTAPGGVWVYSPRGELLGKVRVPELVANLAWGGPDFRTLYLTSTHSLYAIPTKVGPRHEPYMSGRRSSGGASASAAPTAPILAEGEMRLDPQRCAMIIQDLQNDVVMDGGAFADSGAPQHARQQHVIENVRRLAETARARGVAIIHVWFIVEPGAPGVTLNAPLFEGLVDSRAMVRGSWGAAPVSGLEPRPGDFVVEKMRMSAWEGTRLETILKATGRDMIINTGAWTNMSVEHTARTGADKGYFMIVPEDCCSTMNADWHNASINFAMQNVAVVTRTDTVIKALG, via the coding sequence ATGACGCACGTCACCTTGCGCTCCGAATTCGAGACCCTGATCGACCCCTATGCGCCGGTCGCACAGGTCGGCACCGGCTTCAACTTCACGGAGGGCCCGATCTGGCATCCCGTCGATCACTATCTCCTGTTCTCGGACATGCCGGGCGACGTGCGGCGGCGCTGGGATTCGCGGCGCGGCGTCGCGGAGGTCAAGCGTCCCTCGAACAAGTGCAACGGCATGACCTACGATGCCGAGCTCAATCTGATCGTCTGCGAGCATGCGACATCGTCGCTGATCCGCGAACGCCCGGACGGCCGACGCGAGGTGCTGGCCTCGCACTTCCAGGGCCAGGAGCTCAACAGCCCGAACGATGTCTGCGTACATTCATCCGGCGCGATCTATTTCTCCGATCCCTGGTATGGCCGCATGCCGGTCTATGGCGTCGAGCGACCGCGCCAGCTCGGCTTCCAGGGCGTCTATCGCGTCATGCCCGGCAGCGAGCCGAAGCTCGTCGTCGACCGCAACCTGTTCGATCAGCCGAACGGGCTGTGCTTCTCACCGGACGAGAGGCTGCTCTATGTCAATGACACCGTGCAGGCGCTGATCCGCGTCTTCGATGTCGATGCGGACGGCTCGCTCGCCAATCCCCGCGTGTTCGCAAGCGGCATCCGCTCCGAGCTCGAACCCGGTCTGCCCGACGGCATGAAGTGCGATCAGCACGGCAATGTCTGGGTCACCGCACCCGGCGGCGTCTGGGTCTATTCGCCGCGCGGCGAGCTGCTCGGCAAGGTCCGCGTGCCCGAACTCGTCGCCAACCTCGCCTGGGGCGGTCCGGATTTCCGCACGCTGTACCTGACCTCGACCCATTCGCTGTACGCGATCCCGACCAAAGTCGGCCCGCGGCATGAGCCGTATATGAGCGGCCGGCGAAGTAGCGGCGGCGCAAGCGCGAGCGCCGCGCCCACGGCACCGATCCTCGCCGAAGGCGAGATGCGGCTCGATCCCCAGCGCTGCGCCATGATCATCCAGGACCTCCAGAACGATGTCGTCATGGATGGCGGCGCATTTGCCGATTCCGGCGCCCCCCAACATGCGCGCCAGCAGCATGTGATCGAGAACGTCCGCCGTCTCGCGGAGACCGCGCGCGCCCGCGGCGTCGCCATCATCCACGTCTGGTTCATCGTCGAACCCGGCGCGCCCGGCGTCACGCTGAATGCGCCGCTGTTCGAGGGCCTCGTCGACAGCAGGGCGATGGTGCGCGGAAGCTGGGGCGCGGCGCCCGTGTCCGGCCTCGAGCCGCGGCCCGGCGATTTCGTCGTCGAGAAGATGCGCATGAGCGCGTGGGAGGGCACGCGGCTGGAGACGATCCTGAAAGCCACCGGGCGCGACATGATCATCAACACCGGTGCCTGGACCAACATGTCGGTCGAGCACACCGCGCGGACCGGCGCCGACAAAGGCTACTTCATGATCGTGCCCGAGGACTGCTGCTCGACCATGAATGCCGACTGGCACAACGCCTCCATCAACTTTGCCATGCAGAACGTCGCCGTCGTGACCAGGACGGACACGGTCATCAAGGCGCTGGGATGA